One Micromonospora eburnea genomic region harbors:
- a CDS encoding LysE family transporter, which yields MSGAFLAGLVAGYGVAVPVGAIAVLILGLSARTSFRVGAAAALGVATADGAYATVAALGGAVVAGLLAPFADPLRLVAAAVLLGLAGHGAWRALRPPATTGRPVVRRGLDTPVRAYFAILALTLLNPATVVYFAALVLGRGDAGGTDVLAAGLFVLGAFLASASWQLLIAGGGTLVGRALTGPRGRLVTALASSAIIAVLAVAVLLG from the coding sequence GTGAGCGGGGCGTTCCTCGCCGGTCTGGTGGCCGGCTACGGCGTCGCCGTGCCCGTCGGCGCGATCGCGGTGCTCATTCTCGGACTCAGCGCGCGTACGTCCTTCCGCGTCGGCGCGGCAGCGGCGCTCGGGGTCGCCACCGCCGACGGTGCGTACGCCACGGTGGCCGCCCTCGGTGGCGCGGTGGTGGCCGGCCTGCTCGCCCCGTTCGCGGACCCGTTGCGGTTGGTCGCGGCGGCGGTGCTGCTCGGGCTCGCCGGGCACGGCGCGTGGCGGGCGCTGCGCCCGCCGGCCACGACCGGTCGGCCGGTGGTGCGGCGCGGGCTGGACACCCCGGTCCGGGCCTACTTCGCGATTCTCGCCCTGACCCTGCTCAATCCGGCCACGGTCGTCTACTTCGCGGCGCTCGTCCTGGGCCGGGGCGATGCGGGGGGCACCGACGTGCTGGCCGCCGGGCTGTTCGTGCTCGGGGCCTTCCTCGCCTCGGCCAGTTGGCAGCTGCTGATCGCCGGGGGCGGGACGCTGGTCGGCCGGGCACTCACCGGCCCCCGGGGTCGTCTGGTCACCGCACTGGCGTCCAGCGCGATCATCGCCGTGCTCGCCGTCGCCGTGTTGCTGGGGTGA
- a CDS encoding DUF4262 domain-containing protein, translating to MVIEDCVCLICSGSAPGRDGATVARVRKSGWSVLWVAGGLDFAYTIGLWHTFRRPEVAMFGLEGQGMQLWLNEYVDHGREHGWPGENEPFHGVIEDFPTQLRPVHDSWHDALFGTAYRFYRGAAVPFQQLVWPDREGRWPWAEGATASSRNRQAFSWLPVQEHPAGGWRLVGELEPGFPFPVGPDSWALTTRGLAAGARPIARVVLEEGCYDVLDERGYRADDLCLAFLGELVRRHPHLVGCADLADGQVAVSGEGQNWSRSSLSRPDRRNSARSWKRARPI from the coding sequence GTGGTGATTGAGGACTGCGTGTGCCTGATCTGTAGCGGGAGCGCCCCAGGCCGGGACGGCGCCACCGTCGCGAGAGTTCGCAAGAGCGGCTGGTCGGTGCTGTGGGTGGCCGGGGGATTGGACTTCGCGTACACCATCGGGCTGTGGCACACGTTCCGCCGCCCTGAGGTGGCGATGTTCGGGCTGGAAGGCCAGGGCATGCAGCTCTGGCTCAACGAATACGTGGATCACGGCCGCGAGCATGGCTGGCCCGGCGAGAACGAGCCGTTCCACGGGGTGATCGAGGACTTCCCCACCCAGCTTCGACCGGTACACGACTCCTGGCACGACGCGCTCTTCGGCACGGCGTACCGCTTCTATCGAGGCGCTGCGGTGCCGTTCCAACAGCTGGTGTGGCCGGACCGTGAGGGCCGGTGGCCATGGGCGGAAGGGGCCACGGCGAGCAGCCGCAACCGCCAGGCCTTCTCCTGGCTGCCCGTCCAGGAACACCCGGCCGGCGGCTGGCGCCTGGTCGGTGAGCTGGAACCAGGATTCCCTTTTCCCGTGGGCCCGGACTCGTGGGCGTTGACCACCCGCGGGTTGGCTGCCGGCGCCCGCCCCATCGCTCGCGTGGTGCTGGAGGAGGGCTGCTACGACGTGCTCGACGAGCGCGGGTACCGCGCCGATGACCTCTGCCTGGCGTTCCTCGGTGAGCTGGTACGGCGACACCCGCACCTCGTTGGCTGCGCCGACCTCGCCGACGGCCAGGTCGCGGTATCAGGCGAAGGCCAGAACTGGAGCCGATCGTCGCTGTCGCGCCCCGACCGCCGCAACAGCGCGCGATCGTGGAAGCGCGCCAGGCCGATATAG
- a CDS encoding metal-sulfur cluster assembly factor, which translates to MSSEDTTRPEAGAVATEGAATPAVGGATPAGGKAAIADIEEAMKDVVDPELGINVVDLGLVYGVHVDDENVATLDMTLTSAACPLTDVIEDQARQALTTGPGGGLVNDIRINWVWLPPWGPDKITDEGRDQLRSLGFNV; encoded by the coding sequence ATGAGCAGCGAGGACACCACCAGGCCGGAGGCCGGCGCGGTGGCGACCGAGGGCGCGGCGACGCCGGCCGTCGGCGGGGCCACACCGGCCGGCGGCAAGGCCGCCATCGCCGACATCGAGGAGGCGATGAAGGACGTCGTCGACCCCGAGCTGGGCATCAACGTGGTCGACCTGGGTCTGGTGTACGGCGTCCACGTCGACGACGAGAACGTGGCCACCCTGGACATGACGCTGACCTCGGCGGCCTGCCCGCTCACCGACGTGATCGAGGACCAGGCCCGGCAGGCGCTGACCACCGGCCCGGGCGGCGGGCTGGTCAACGACATCCGGATCAACTGGGTGTGGCTGCCGCCGTGGGGCCCCGACAAGATCACCGACGAGGGGCGGGACCAGCTCCGCTCCCTCGGCTTCAACGTCTGA
- the sufU gene encoding Fe-S cluster assembly sulfur transfer protein SufU, with protein sequence MQLDQLYQEIILDHYKHPHGRGLREAADPDARVGEAHHVNPTCGDEITVRVATDGTVFTDISYDGMGCSISQASASVLHELLRGRSADDATVVHEAFVELMSGRGQVTPDEDVLGDGVAFAGVARYPARVKCALLSWMAFKDAAARAGVGVSPTEVKA encoded by the coding sequence ATGCAGCTCGACCAGCTCTACCAGGAGATCATCCTGGACCACTACAAGCACCCGCACGGCCGTGGCCTGCGGGAGGCGGCGGACCCGGACGCCCGGGTCGGCGAGGCGCACCACGTCAACCCGACCTGCGGCGACGAGATCACCGTGCGGGTGGCCACCGACGGCACGGTGTTCACCGACATCTCGTACGACGGGATGGGCTGCTCGATCAGCCAGGCGTCGGCCAGCGTGCTGCACGAGCTGCTGCGCGGCCGGTCCGCGGACGACGCCACCGTGGTGCACGAGGCGTTCGTCGAGTTGATGTCCGGGCGTGGTCAGGTCACGCCGGACGAGGACGTGCTCGGTGACGGGGTGGCGTTCGCGGGTGTCGCGCGCTACCCGGCCCGGGTGAAGTGCGCGCTGCTGTCGTGGATGGCGTTCAAGGACGCCGCGGCACGCGCCGGGGTGGGCGTGAGCCCGACGGAGGTGAAGGCATGA
- a CDS encoding cysteine desulfurase, translated as MTTIAIPQGMPQYDDVPRFDVATVRADFPILDREINGHRLVYLDSANTSHKPRQVLDVLAEHYARHNANVSRSVHTLGTEATEAYEGARAKIAAFINAPSVDEVVFTKNSTEAINIVAYAFSNASLRPGASPSQGTDERFRIGPGDEIVISEMEHHSNIVPWQLLAERTGATLRWFPVTDQGRLDESGLAELVTERTKIVSLVHTSNILGTVNATARITARVREVGALLLLDCSQSVPHMPMDVVDCDADFIVFTGHKMCGPTGIGVLWGRAELLAAMPPVLGGGSMIETVTMARSTFAAPPARFEAGTPPIAEAVALGAAVDYLSGIGMRAIQWHEKELTAYALDALATVPGLRIFGPTVPVGRGGTISFALGDVHPHDVGQVLDSLGVQVRVGHHCAKPVCSRFGVPAMTRASFYLYTTTEEIDALVAGLEQVRKVFD; from the coding sequence ATGACCACCATCGCCATCCCGCAGGGGATGCCGCAGTACGACGACGTGCCACGTTTCGACGTGGCCACGGTGCGCGCCGATTTCCCGATCCTGGACCGGGAGATCAACGGGCACCGGCTGGTCTATCTCGACAGCGCCAACACCTCGCACAAGCCGCGGCAGGTGCTCGACGTGCTCGCCGAGCACTACGCGCGGCACAACGCCAACGTGTCGCGCTCGGTGCACACCCTGGGCACCGAGGCGACCGAGGCGTACGAGGGGGCCCGGGCGAAGATCGCCGCGTTCATCAACGCCCCGAGCGTGGACGAGGTGGTGTTCACCAAGAACTCCACCGAGGCGATCAACATCGTGGCGTACGCGTTCTCCAACGCCTCGTTGCGGCCCGGCGCCTCTCCGTCCCAGGGGACGGACGAGCGCTTCCGGATCGGCCCGGGCGACGAGATCGTGATCTCCGAGATGGAGCACCACTCGAACATCGTCCCGTGGCAGCTCCTGGCGGAGCGGACCGGCGCCACCCTGCGCTGGTTCCCGGTCACCGATCAGGGCCGGCTGGACGAGTCCGGGCTGGCGGAGCTGGTCACCGAGCGGACGAAGATCGTCTCGCTGGTGCACACCTCCAACATCCTCGGCACGGTCAACGCCACCGCGCGGATCACCGCGCGGGTCCGCGAGGTGGGCGCCCTGCTGCTGCTCGACTGCTCGCAGTCGGTGCCGCACATGCCGATGGACGTGGTCGACTGCGACGCCGACTTCATCGTCTTCACCGGGCACAAGATGTGCGGGCCGACCGGCATCGGCGTGCTGTGGGGCCGGGCGGAGCTGCTCGCCGCGATGCCGCCGGTGCTCGGTGGCGGCTCGATGATCGAGACGGTGACCATGGCCCGGTCGACGTTCGCCGCGCCGCCGGCCCGGTTCGAGGCGGGCACCCCGCCGATCGCCGAGGCCGTGGCGCTCGGCGCGGCGGTGGACTACCTCAGCGGGATCGGGATGCGCGCGATCCAGTGGCACGAGAAGGAGCTGACGGCGTACGCGCTGGACGCCCTCGCCACCGTGCCGGGGCTGCGCATCTTCGGCCCGACCGTGCCGGTCGGCCGGGGCGGGACGATCTCCTTCGCGCTCGGCGACGTGCACCCGCACGACGTCGGCCAGGTGCTCGACTCGCTCGGCGTGCAGGTGCGGGTGGGGCACCACTGCGCGAAGCCGGTGTGCAGCCGGTTCGGCGTGCCGGCCATGACCCGGGCGTCGTTCTACCTGTACACCACCACGGAGGAGATCGACGCGCTGGTGGCCGGTCTCGAGCAGGTGCGGAAGGTGTTCGACTGA
- the sufC gene encoding Fe-S cluster assembly ATPase SufC, which translates to MSTLEIRDLKVSVKLPEGELKPILAGVDLTVKSGETHAIMGPNGSGKSTLAYSIAGHPKYEITGGSVTLDGEDVLAMSVDERARAGLFLAMQYPVEVPGVSVANFLRTAKTAIDGEAPKLRTWAGELRGAMQKLQMDPAFAQRNVNEGFSGGEKKRHEIVQLELLKPKMAILDETDSGLDVDALRVVSEGVNRVRDTGDTGLLLITHYTRILRYIKPDFVHVFVAGRIVEQGGPELADKLEEEGYERYVAGAGSARA; encoded by the coding sequence ATGAGCACCCTGGAGATCCGCGACCTGAAGGTGTCGGTCAAGCTGCCCGAGGGTGAGCTCAAGCCGATCCTGGCCGGTGTCGACCTCACCGTGAAGTCGGGCGAGACCCACGCGATCATGGGCCCGAACGGCTCCGGCAAGTCGACCCTGGCGTACTCGATCGCCGGTCACCCCAAGTACGAGATCACCGGCGGTTCGGTGACCCTCGACGGCGAGGACGTGCTGGCCATGTCCGTCGACGAGCGGGCCCGCGCCGGCCTCTTCCTGGCCATGCAGTACCCGGTCGAGGTGCCCGGCGTCTCCGTCGCCAACTTCCTGCGTACCGCCAAGACCGCGATCGACGGCGAGGCGCCGAAGCTGCGCACCTGGGCCGGCGAGCTGCGCGGCGCCATGCAGAAGCTCCAGATGGACCCCGCGTTCGCCCAGCGCAACGTCAACGAGGGCTTCTCCGGCGGCGAGAAGAAGCGGCACGAGATCGTGCAGCTGGAGCTGCTCAAGCCGAAGATGGCCATCCTCGACGAGACCGACTCCGGCCTCGACGTGGACGCGCTGCGCGTGGTCAGCGAGGGCGTGAACCGGGTTCGCGACACCGGCGACACCGGCCTGCTGCTGATCACCCACTACACCCGGATCCTGCGTTACATCAAGCCGGACTTCGTGCACGTCTTCGTGGCTGGCCGGATCGTCGAGCAGGGCGGCCCGGAGCTGGCCGACAAGCTCGAGGAAGAGGGCTACGAGCGGTACGTGGCCGGGGCCGGTTCGGCGCGGGCCTGA
- a CDS encoding non-heme iron oxygenase ferredoxin subunit produces MIRICATEDVPKGTAISADIDGTQLAIVHGEDDNFYAVYDECSHAAVPLSEGEVEGCTLECWLHGSRFDLRTGEPTGLPATEPVPVYPVEVRDGEIYVSLTPSNGVTR; encoded by the coding sequence ATGATCAGAATCTGCGCGACCGAGGACGTGCCGAAGGGCACCGCGATCAGCGCCGACATCGACGGCACCCAGCTCGCGATCGTGCACGGCGAGGATGACAACTTCTACGCCGTGTACGACGAGTGCTCGCACGCCGCCGTGCCGCTCTCCGAGGGCGAGGTCGAGGGCTGCACGCTGGAATGCTGGCTGCACGGTTCCCGTTTCGACCTGCGTACCGGTGAGCCGACCGGGCTGCCCGCGACCGAACCCGTTCCCGTCTATCCCGTCGAAGTCCGCGACGGCGAGATCTACGTCAGTCTGACGCCGAGTAATGGAGTGACCCGATAA
- the sufD gene encoding Fe-S cluster assembly protein SufD — MTTQASAPPATKSQALRSYDVADFPALTGLEEEWRFTPLKRLRGLVGEVPAATGTVRHEYADLPEGVTVGRIGKDDPRLGSVLTPFDRVSALAYGGVGQALLVQVARDAVVTAPVRLRVVGEGADALAFGHTFVEVGRFAEVTLVLEHAGSATLADNVEVAVADGAKLTLVTVADWADDAVQAQHLKVRLGRDAKVIHVQVSLGGDLVRQHTSVEYGGRGGEAELYGLYFADSGQHLEHRQLVDHTVPDCRSYVGYRGALQGDSARTVWVGDVLIRAEATGTDTYEINRNLLLTDGARADSVPNLEIETGEIAGAGHASATGRFDDEQLFYLMARGIPEAEARRLVVRGFFAELLNKIPVEELRERLGDAIEARLTRAGA; from the coding sequence ATGACTACCCAGGCTTCCGCGCCGCCCGCGACCAAGTCGCAGGCGCTCCGCTCGTACGACGTCGCCGACTTCCCGGCCCTGACGGGCCTGGAGGAGGAATGGCGCTTCACCCCGCTCAAGCGTCTCCGCGGCCTGGTCGGTGAGGTGCCGGCCGCGACGGGCACGGTCCGGCACGAGTACGCCGACCTGCCCGAGGGCGTCACCGTCGGCCGGATCGGCAAGGACGACCCGCGGCTGGGCAGCGTGCTCACCCCGTTCGACCGGGTCAGCGCGCTGGCGTACGGCGGGGTCGGGCAGGCGCTGCTGGTGCAGGTCGCGCGCGACGCGGTGGTCACCGCCCCGGTGCGCCTGCGGGTGGTCGGCGAGGGCGCGGACGCGCTCGCCTTCGGCCACACCTTCGTCGAGGTGGGCCGGTTCGCCGAGGTGACCCTGGTGCTGGAGCACGCCGGTTCGGCCACCCTCGCCGACAACGTCGAGGTGGCGGTGGCCGACGGCGCGAAGCTGACCCTGGTCACCGTCGCCGACTGGGCCGACGACGCCGTGCAGGCGCAGCACCTCAAGGTGCGGCTGGGCCGCGACGCCAAGGTGATCCACGTGCAGGTGAGCCTCGGTGGCGACCTGGTCCGGCAGCACACCTCGGTGGAGTACGGCGGCCGGGGCGGCGAGGCCGAACTGTACGGCCTCTACTTCGCCGACTCCGGCCAGCACCTGGAGCACCGGCAGCTGGTCGACCACACCGTGCCGGACTGCCGCAGCTACGTCGGCTACCGGGGTGCCCTGCAGGGCGACAGCGCGCGCACCGTCTGGGTCGGTGACGTGCTGATCCGGGCCGAGGCGACCGGCACCGACACGTACGAGATCAACCGGAACCTGCTGCTCACCGACGGCGCCCGGGCGGACTCCGTACCCAATCTGGAGATCGAGACCGGCGAGATCGCCGGTGCCGGCCACGCCAGCGCGACCGGCCGCTTCGACGACGAGCAGCTCTTCTACCTGATGGCCCGGGGTATCCCGGAGGCCGAGGCCCGCCGGCTGGTGGTCCGCGGCTTCTTCGCCGAGCTGCTCAACAAGATCCCGGTCGAGGAGCTGCGCGAACGGCTCGGCGACGCGATCGAGGCCCGGCTCACCAGGGCCGGCGCCTGA
- the sufB gene encoding Fe-S cluster assembly protein SufB, which yields MTEQIVQPLTQEEQLAALGRYEYGWADPDVAGASAQRGLNEAVVRDISAKKNEPAWMLDLRLKGLRLFGRKPMPAWGADLTGIDFDNIKYFVRSTEKQATSWEDLPEDIKNTYDKLGIPEAEKQRLIAGVAAQYESEVVYHKIREDLEEQGVVFLDTDTALKEHEDLFKEYFGTVIPVGDNKFAALNTSVWSGGSFIYVPKGVHVEIPLQAYFRINTENMGQFERTLIIVDEGAYVHYVEGCTAPIYSSDSLHSAVVEIIVKKNARCRYTTIQNWSNNVYNLVTKRAVCHEGATMEWIDGNIGSKVTMKYPAVYMTGEHAKGEVLSVAMAGEGQHQDAGAKMVHAAPHTSSTIVSKSIARGGGRTSYRGLVQVLEGANSSKSTVKCDALLVDTISRSDTYPYVDIREDDVSMGHEATVSKVSEDQLFYLMSRGLSEDEAMAMIVRGFIEPIAKELPMEYALELNRLIELQMEGAVG from the coding sequence ATGACCGAGCAGATCGTCCAGCCCCTGACCCAGGAGGAGCAGCTCGCCGCCCTCGGTCGCTACGAGTACGGCTGGGCCGACCCCGACGTCGCCGGTGCCTCCGCCCAGCGCGGCCTCAACGAGGCGGTGGTACGGGACATCTCGGCCAAGAAGAACGAGCCGGCCTGGATGCTCGACCTGCGCCTGAAGGGCCTGCGGCTGTTCGGCCGCAAGCCGATGCCGGCCTGGGGCGCCGACCTGACCGGGATCGACTTCGACAACATCAAGTACTTCGTCCGGTCCACCGAGAAGCAGGCCACCAGCTGGGAGGACCTGCCCGAGGACATCAAGAACACCTACGACAAGCTGGGCATCCCCGAGGCGGAGAAGCAGCGGCTGATCGCCGGTGTCGCGGCGCAGTACGAGTCCGAGGTCGTCTACCACAAGATCCGTGAGGACCTTGAGGAGCAGGGCGTCGTCTTCCTGGACACGGACACCGCGCTCAAGGAGCACGAGGACCTGTTCAAGGAGTACTTCGGCACGGTTATCCCGGTCGGCGACAACAAGTTCGCCGCGCTGAACACCTCCGTCTGGTCCGGTGGCTCGTTCATCTACGTGCCGAAGGGCGTGCACGTGGAGATCCCGCTGCAGGCCTACTTCCGGATCAACACGGAGAACATGGGCCAGTTCGAGCGGACGCTGATCATCGTCGACGAGGGCGCGTACGTGCACTACGTCGAGGGCTGCACCGCGCCCATCTACTCCTCGGACTCGCTGCACAGCGCCGTGGTGGAGATCATCGTCAAGAAGAACGCCCGGTGCCGCTACACGACCATCCAGAACTGGTCGAACAACGTCTACAACCTGGTCACCAAGCGCGCCGTGTGCCACGAGGGCGCGACCATGGAGTGGATCGACGGCAACATCGGCTCCAAGGTCACCATGAAGTACCCGGCGGTCTACATGACCGGCGAGCACGCCAAGGGCGAGGTGCTCTCGGTGGCCATGGCCGGTGAGGGCCAGCACCAGGACGCCGGCGCCAAGATGGTGCACGCCGCGCCGCACACCTCGTCGACGATCGTGTCGAAGTCGATCGCCCGGGGCGGCGGCCGCACCTCGTACCGCGGCCTGGTGCAGGTGCTGGAGGGCGCCAACAGCAGCAAGAGCACGGTCAAGTGCGACGCGCTGCTGGTCGACACCATCTCCCGCTCGGACACCTACCCGTACGTCGACATCCGCGAGGACGACGTGTCGATGGGCCACGAGGCGACCGTCTCCAAGGTCAGCGAGGACCAGCTCTTCTACCTGATGAGCCGGGGCCTGAGCGAGGACGAGGCGATGGCGATGATCGTGCGCGGCTTCATCGAGCCGATCGCCAAGGAGCTCCCGATGGAGTACGCCCTGGAGCTCAACCGCCTGATCGAGCTCCAGATGGAAGGCGCCGTCGGCTGA
- a CDS encoding helix-turn-helix transcriptional regulator, with translation MKKAAGLSGRQADGARPRRGEPALSQPGSADLSTRDRVTQLLLERGATTAVQLGSALGLSPAAIRRHLDAMLADGDVVAREQVVRGSRGRGRPAKVFVLTEAARLRCGTHHYDNIATAALRWIARSGGVDAVEAFAADQVSTLEERCRAAMEDAGDDPLARAEALAGALTAEGYAANASTIASGGQLCQHHCPVAHVAAEFPQLCEAETEVISRLVGTHVQRLATIAHGDGVCTTHIPAQPHKSPAGSPSGNTVTTVRTDR, from the coding sequence GTGAAAAAGGCGGCGGGGCTCTCCGGACGCCAGGCCGACGGCGCCAGGCCGCGGCGTGGCGAGCCGGCGTTGTCGCAGCCCGGGTCCGCCGACCTCTCCACCCGGGACCGGGTCACCCAGCTGTTGCTGGAGCGGGGCGCGACCACCGCCGTCCAGCTCGGCTCGGCGCTCGGGCTCAGCCCCGCGGCGATCCGCCGGCACCTCGACGCGATGCTCGCCGACGGCGACGTGGTCGCCCGCGAGCAGGTCGTACGGGGCAGCCGGGGCCGGGGCCGCCCGGCCAAGGTCTTCGTGCTGACCGAGGCGGCGCGGCTGCGCTGCGGGACCCACCACTACGACAACATCGCCACCGCCGCGCTGCGCTGGATCGCCCGCAGCGGGGGCGTGGACGCGGTCGAGGCCTTCGCCGCCGACCAGGTGAGCACGCTGGAGGAGCGCTGCCGGGCCGCCATGGAGGACGCCGGCGACGACCCGCTCGCGCGGGCGGAGGCGCTCGCCGGGGCGTTGACCGCCGAGGGTTACGCTGCCAACGCGTCGACGATCGCCTCCGGCGGCCAGCTCTGCCAGCACCACTGCCCGGTGGCGCACGTGGCCGCCGAGTTCCCCCAGCTGTGCGAGGCCGAGACCGAGGTGATCTCCCGTCTGGTCGGCACCCACGTGCAGCGCCTGGCCACCATCGCCCACGGCGACGGGGTGTGCACCACGCACATTCCGGCCCAGCCGCATAAGAGCCCGGCGGGCTCTCCGTCCGGTAACACCGTCACCACTGTGAGGACAGATAGATGA
- a CDS encoding COX15/CtaA family protein translates to MKPSVRFPVPAVVQRYLDRVPVSATLLRRLAYASIIANVAIVVTGGGVRLTRSGLGCPTWPRCTDASYVATQEMGVNGAIEFGNRLLTFVVGAIALAVVLAVLARPHRRGLLPLAVGVLLGIPAQAVVGGITVLTNLNPWVVGLHFLASMAVIAAAYALWRRIVEPDGPATPTVPPALRTLARLTTLASAAVLLVGTWVTGSGPHAGDQGAARNGLDPESISQVHADGVFLLIGLSVALVFAFRAVGAERAARAAAVLVAVELGQGLIGFVQYFTHLPVVLVAAHMLGSCLVLLATLAMLWSTRERHPVAPTARPVPAAEHLPAPA, encoded by the coding sequence GTGAAGCCTTCCGTCCGGTTCCCGGTCCCCGCCGTGGTGCAGCGCTACCTCGACCGCGTCCCGGTCTCCGCCACGCTGCTGCGCCGCCTCGCGTACGCCTCGATCATCGCGAACGTGGCGATCGTGGTGACCGGCGGGGGGGTCCGGCTCACCCGCTCCGGCCTCGGCTGCCCCACCTGGCCCCGGTGCACCGACGCCTCGTACGTCGCCACCCAGGAGATGGGCGTGAACGGAGCGATCGAGTTCGGCAACCGGCTGCTCACCTTCGTGGTCGGGGCCATCGCGCTCGCCGTGGTGCTGGCCGTGCTGGCGCGGCCCCACCGGCGCGGGCTGCTGCCGCTCGCGGTCGGTGTGCTGCTCGGCATCCCCGCCCAGGCGGTGGTCGGCGGGATCACCGTACTGACCAACCTCAACCCGTGGGTGGTCGGGCTGCACTTCCTCGCCTCGATGGCGGTGATCGCCGCCGCGTACGCCCTCTGGCGGCGCATCGTGGAGCCGGACGGCCCGGCGACGCCCACCGTGCCGCCCGCGCTGCGTACCCTCGCCAGGCTCACCACGCTGGCGAGCGCGGCGGTGCTGCTGGTCGGCACCTGGGTGACCGGCAGCGGCCCGCACGCCGGCGACCAGGGCGCGGCCCGCAACGGCCTCGACCCGGAGTCGATCTCCCAGGTGCACGCCGACGGCGTCTTCCTGTTGATCGGCCTCTCGGTGGCGCTGGTCTTCGCGTTCCGCGCGGTCGGCGCCGAACGGGCGGCCCGGGCCGCCGCCGTGCTGGTCGCGGTCGAGCTGGGCCAGGGCCTGATCGGCTTCGTCCAGTACTTCACCCACCTGCCCGTGGTGCTGGTCGCCGCGCACATGCTCGGCTCCTGCCTGGTGCTGCTGGCCACCCTGGCGATGCTCTGGTCGACCCGGGAGCGCCACCCGGTCGCGCCGACGGCCCGCCCGGTCCCCGCCGCCGAACACCTCCCCGCCCCCGCCTGA